Proteins from a genomic interval of Rhodothermales bacterium:
- a CDS encoding DUF1929 domain-containing protein, producing the protein MRHFPRPAVLAVLTTVALSAPARAQDHNHETHAQSDAFWAAKARNHTGRYVIAAGPLVAQSPADLSELGEWSSVIEWPHVPVSAANLPDGRILTWSSNRTDGFPSGSEFTYASVWDPQTGSFVDTPNHTHDMFCAHLVMLPDGKLLVNGGRNHVKTTSVFDPDTGSWSQTFSMNHGRWYPTTVAMPDGTVFTASGSGQPNAADTAELLTPGSGWAELTGIDWGGISGQLGFESHWWPHLFLDPRGDIVHAGPTSIMHRVTVQGNGQLLEYGPWLPDAWYSKHAAVAMYDEGKILIAGGAGTAVADPATNRALIMDVNGATPVVTEIAPMQHPRRFASAVVLPNGEVLVVGGNTTGIKFSDDGTVLPVEIWSPDAGTWRTVAGISEPRNYHSIALLLDDGRVLSAGGGLCGSGCAANHQDGQVYTPPYLYDAAGALKPRPEILNAPSAVGYSQTFQIQATRDIDYFTMIKASSTTHAVNTDQRLVRLAVRSRSGDNYEVISHPNKNVLSPGYWMLFAVDTDGTPSTSMPVLVTEDLSASLLSIADQESRNLDTVNLQVQWFVPEGMTASFSATGLPPGLSIHAETGLISGTIAAGSTGLHAVEITLTAGQLQDTESFNWTVRDGGTGSILREWWSNIQGDELAGLRSDPRYPDSPSGTDYPDQFEAPTDIANFYGTRMRGFLHPLEDGLYTFWIASDNHGELWLSTSASPDDAQVIATVGHWTPSRDWEKYASQESAQVYLEAGNLYYIEAVHKEGAGGDNLAVAWQTPSRLREVIPGTFLSPFNGSPALANPGDQQDPVGTAVNLQLQAADPENEPLTFSASGLPDGLLLDTQTGMISGILATPGTFTVSAAVTDGTGLESVTFVWTVDSNTAPLAIAGVQSSPIAVGQAGSVSLSVSGPASFDVAWDFGDGTSTTGGAQASHTWSAPGRYQISAVVTAGPESAQVSFFQNVHPAETGQAGSRSSSIVLDASGRIWNVNPDNNSVTVTSANGQVRLAELPVGDNPVALSHAANRVFVVSRGSGTVTSVSTSSLGVVETFDMPFASRPYGIVVRPDGSEAFVALEGSGRVVRLDLSSGLAEQSSSLGPWLRHLALSGDGSRLYVTRFITPPIAGESTANVGTEGGGEVLWIRTSDLGLDRTTTLAYNDVVDTPDRARGIANYLAAPAVSPDGASLWIPSKFDNIFRGLQRDGEAREHDRLVRGGISVIDIPSGNERVADRLDVDDQSHPVASVFGPRGNVLFVAHSGSRAVTAIDPFLGQAITRIAVGRAPTGLALSADGRTLFVHNYMDRTVQSVNVTALTEGGSGVEAPVGQAISTVGIEALDAVVLRGKQLFNDAFDDRLSAQDYLSCASCHAGGAHDGRVWDMTDGGEGLRNTIDLRGRGGTDHGPVHWTANFDEIHDFENDIRGVFDGTGLLNNADFQATQDPLGPLKAGRSPDLDALAAYVASLRESGSSPFRMADGSLSAAAAAGLEIFRQLDCAACHSGTRFTDSPSLTLHDIGTLRASSGSRLGQPLTGIDTPTLRGVWATGPYLHDGSAATLGDAVQAHSGVSVSAGDLANLVAYLQAIDDEEAAAPSSGGPPVVDAIAEQSHLLEEAVSLVVTASEPDGDPVTFSASGLPPGLSMSPDGHITGAGTQAGAYTVTVRAEDIDGSDARQFTWRILQVDVPVESTCYLVADNSGAADVLTMVVDGQESRVGGTGTTRIEGIAYSPTLGSLYAADADRLGRLDTATGAFLDVGAFGSADGADGTRGVSDVDGMAFQPGTGLLFGSVAKSGEPDLLVVIDPVTGSVVPNHFGAGTGYVTIAPVDGVETLDDIAFHPTTGVLYGVGTTSGGTRLFTLNPVTGMTALVGVVDREIEGLGFTTDGRLFGTTGDNGRTIVEIDQITASTTAVATLGEGGTDYESIDCRGPQAEQRISGTVYFDENGDGVLGAGENGQANARLDLFRDLNSDDTLDAGDALLRSVTTAQDGTWSFQLASLGAFLVRLDYASLPPAATPSSEAVAAVSVQSEGQQVSGVDFGYELDQTTASLFCYAVADQGSGLGDGDVLTRISKGSLLETTVGVMGSQLVEAMAFNPQQTTLYGANGRRFGSIDVVTGAFTEIGRFGSGSGLAGNVTFSDVDGLTFDPNTGILYAAVRRSGATDLLIQVDPNTGAAVAGAFSSGDYVEIEAIDGRGDIDDLAIDPLDGQLYAIANGSGSGQVVRIDRETGASTLVASVNDGSLEGLTFDGDGTLLATRGSSFQEVVVVNRSTGATSLWASLGVDGHRDYEAIACLTNDTNTTAGRAYADMNMSGAFDAYDAVLPNLEVSLYRDMNADGRLDSGDALLGVTETDFSGKYTFRTASQGDFLVTTSRPGATVRGVKHHGFGQTAGAEDFVLEIGSATSQETPAQLPKVFELLPAYPNPFNPITTIGFDLPQSATVRLEVFDMTGRRVALLASGAHPAGRHQARFDGSRFASGMYFYRLTAGAQVQTRSVILMK; encoded by the coding sequence ATGCGTCACTTTCCCCGTCCGGCTGTGCTTGCGGTGCTCACCACCGTGGCCCTCAGTGCACCGGCTCGTGCCCAGGACCACAACCATGAGACGCACGCCCAGTCTGATGCATTCTGGGCGGCAAAGGCCCGTAACCACACAGGCCGCTATGTCATCGCTGCGGGACCGCTCGTAGCCCAGAGCCCCGCCGATCTGAGTGAGCTCGGCGAGTGGAGCAGCGTGATCGAGTGGCCGCACGTCCCGGTGTCGGCTGCGAATCTGCCGGACGGTCGCATTCTGACGTGGTCGTCCAACCGGACGGACGGATTCCCGTCGGGCTCGGAGTTCACCTATGCCTCTGTCTGGGACCCGCAGACCGGCAGCTTTGTGGACACACCGAACCACACGCACGACATGTTCTGCGCCCACCTGGTCATGCTGCCGGATGGCAAGCTCCTGGTGAACGGCGGGCGCAACCACGTCAAGACCACCTCCGTCTTCGATCCGGATACGGGAAGCTGGTCGCAGACATTCTCCATGAATCACGGGCGCTGGTACCCGACCACGGTCGCGATGCCGGATGGCACGGTGTTTACGGCTTCGGGGAGCGGCCAACCTAACGCGGCCGACACGGCTGAGCTCCTGACGCCCGGGTCCGGATGGGCGGAACTGACAGGAATCGACTGGGGTGGAATCTCCGGCCAGTTGGGCTTCGAATCCCACTGGTGGCCGCACCTTTTCCTGGACCCCAGAGGCGACATCGTGCATGCGGGGCCGACCTCGATCATGCACCGCGTCACGGTGCAGGGCAACGGACAGCTTCTGGAGTACGGCCCGTGGCTGCCCGATGCATGGTATTCCAAGCATGCGGCCGTGGCCATGTACGACGAGGGCAAGATTCTCATTGCCGGCGGCGCGGGTACGGCTGTCGCCGACCCCGCCACCAATCGGGCGTTGATCATGGATGTCAACGGGGCAACGCCCGTGGTCACCGAGATCGCGCCCATGCAGCACCCGCGCAGGTTCGCCAGCGCCGTCGTGCTGCCAAACGGCGAAGTGCTGGTGGTTGGCGGAAATACCACCGGCATCAAGTTCAGCGATGACGGCACGGTACTCCCGGTGGAAATCTGGAGTCCGGACGCCGGCACCTGGCGCACCGTCGCGGGGATCTCCGAGCCTCGCAACTACCACTCCATTGCCCTGCTCCTGGACGATGGCCGCGTGCTATCTGCGGGCGGTGGCCTCTGTGGCTCCGGATGTGCCGCCAATCACCAGGACGGACAGGTCTACACACCGCCGTATCTCTACGACGCCGCCGGGGCCCTGAAACCCCGCCCGGAGATCCTGAATGCTCCTTCAGCGGTCGGCTACAGCCAGACCTTCCAGATTCAGGCTACCCGGGACATCGACTATTTCACGATGATCAAGGCATCGTCCACCACGCATGCGGTCAATACGGATCAGCGCCTGGTTCGCCTTGCGGTTCGGTCGCGCTCGGGAGACAACTACGAGGTCATCTCTCACCCGAACAAGAACGTGCTGTCCCCCGGATACTGGATGCTGTTTGCCGTCGATACCGACGGCACACCATCGACATCCATGCCCGTCCTTGTCACGGAAGATCTGTCGGCCTCACTGCTCTCGATCGCCGACCAGGAATCGCGGAATCTGGACACCGTCAACCTGCAGGTTCAGTGGTTCGTGCCGGAGGGCATGACGGCATCGTTTTCAGCCACGGGGCTTCCCCCCGGGCTCTCCATACACGCCGAGACCGGCCTGATCTCCGGAACGATCGCGGCCGGCTCGACCGGCCTGCACGCGGTGGAGATCACGCTTACCGCAGGTCAACTCCAGGACACGGAATCATTCAACTGGACCGTGCGGGACGGCGGCACTGGTTCGATTCTCCGGGAGTGGTGGAGCAACATCCAGGGCGATGAGCTCGCCGGTCTTCGCAGCGACCCCCGCTATCCCGACAGTCCATCGGGAACCGACTACCCGGACCAGTTTGAGGCCCCGACCGACATCGCCAACTTCTACGGCACGCGGATGCGGGGCTTCCTGCACCCGCTTGAGGACGGGCTGTACACGTTCTGGATTGCCAGCGACAACCACGGCGAGCTGTGGCTCAGCACCAGTGCATCTCCGGACGACGCGCAGGTCATCGCTACGGTCGGCCATTGGACTCCTTCGAGGGATTGGGAGAAATACGCCTCGCAGGAGTCGGCGCAGGTCTACCTCGAAGCCGGGAATCTTTACTACATCGAGGCTGTGCACAAGGAAGGAGCGGGCGGAGACAATCTGGCCGTGGCCTGGCAGACCCCGAGCCGCCTCCGAGAAGTCATACCGGGCACTTTTCTCTCGCCCTTCAATGGGTCTCCCGCCCTGGCAAACCCCGGAGACCAGCAGGACCCCGTCGGAACTGCGGTTAACCTGCAGCTGCAGGCCGCGGACCCTGAAAACGAGCCCCTGACGTTCTCCGCCTCCGGCCTGCCGGACGGCTTGTTGCTGGACACTCAGACAGGGATGATTTCCGGCATACTCGCCACGCCAGGCACGTTCACGGTGTCGGCGGCGGTGACTGACGGAACCGGACTGGAGTCGGTCACCTTCGTGTGGACGGTGGACTCAAACACCGCGCCGCTCGCCATTGCCGGGGTGCAGTCTTCACCCATTGCTGTCGGCCAGGCCGGCAGCGTTTCGCTGAGTGTCTCCGGGCCCGCTTCCTTCGATGTGGCATGGGACTTTGGCGATGGGACAAGCACAACGGGCGGGGCGCAGGCATCCCACACCTGGAGCGCTCCCGGACGCTATCAGATTTCCGCCGTGGTCACGGCCGGCCCGGAATCGGCGCAGGTCTCGTTCTTCCAGAACGTGCACCCGGCCGAAACGGGCCAGGCGGGCAGCCGCAGCTCCAGCATTGTCCTTGACGCCTCCGGTCGGATCTGGAACGTCAATCCGGACAACAACTCCGTAACCGTGACCAGTGCGAACGGGCAGGTTCGCCTCGCGGAACTTCCTGTCGGGGATAATCCGGTGGCGCTGTCTCATGCAGCGAACCGGGTGTTTGTGGTAAGTCGGGGTTCCGGCACCGTCACAAGCGTTTCCACCTCATCACTGGGTGTGGTGGAGACATTTGACATGCCGTTTGCAAGCAGACCCTATGGCATTGTGGTTCGCCCGGATGGATCGGAGGCCTTCGTAGCCCTCGAGGGCTCCGGGCGCGTGGTCCGACTGGACCTCTCTTCCGGTCTTGCCGAACAGTCATCGTCTCTGGGCCCCTGGCTGCGCCACCTCGCGTTGTCCGGCGACGGAAGCCGACTCTACGTCACAAGATTCATCACCCCGCCCATCGCAGGAGAAAGCACGGCCAACGTAGGGACCGAGGGGGGCGGGGAGGTACTGTGGATTCGTACATCCGATCTCGGCCTGGACCGCACGACCACGCTGGCCTACAACGACGTGGTGGACACGCCCGATCGCGCTCGCGGCATCGCCAACTACCTCGCGGCTCCAGCCGTTTCCCCGGACGGTGCGTCGCTGTGGATCCCGTCCAAGTTCGACAACATTTTCCGCGGCCTGCAGCGTGACGGCGAGGCACGCGAGCACGACCGGCTCGTGCGTGGCGGCATCTCTGTGATCGACATCCCATCCGGAAACGAACGGGTGGCCGACCGACTCGACGTCGACGACCAGAGCCACCCTGTCGCGTCCGTGTTCGGGCCGCGCGGCAACGTGCTCTTTGTGGCTCATTCGGGCTCGCGTGCGGTGACGGCCATTGACCCGTTCCTGGGCCAGGCCATTACGCGCATCGCAGTCGGACGGGCCCCGACAGGTCTTGCGCTCTCTGCCGACGGCCGCACGCTGTTCGTGCACAACTACATGGACCGCACCGTGCAGTCCGTGAATGTGACCGCGCTCACCGAAGGCGGAAGCGGAGTGGAAGCGCCGGTCGGTCAGGCCATTTCGACGGTGGGTATCGAAGCCCTGGATGCCGTGGTGCTTCGTGGCAAGCAGCTCTTCAACGACGCTTTCGATGACCGCCTCTCGGCCCAGGACTACCTGTCCTGCGCCTCCTGCCATGCCGGCGGCGCGCATGACGGCCGCGTCTGGGACATGACAGACGGTGGAGAGGGACTGCGCAATACCATCGATCTGCGCGGCCGCGGCGGCACCGACCATGGTCCGGTGCACTGGACGGCCAACTTTGACGAGATCCACGACTTTGAGAACGATATCCGGGGCGTCTTCGACGGAACGGGCCTGTTGAATAATGCCGACTTCCAGGCAACGCAGGACCCGCTTGGCCCCCTGAAGGCCGGGCGCTCCCCGGATCTGGACGCGCTGGCCGCGTACGTTGCAAGCCTGCGAGAATCAGGCAGCAGCCCCTTCCGCATGGCCGACGGTTCGCTTTCGGCCGCGGCGGCGGCGGGACTTGAGATATTTCGTCAACTGGACTGTGCCGCCTGTCACTCCGGTACGCGATTCACGGACAGCCCATCGCTCACACTGCATGATATAGGCACGTTGCGTGCATCCAGCGGAAGCCGTCTCGGGCAGCCATTGACCGGCATCGATACGCCGACGCTGCGGGGTGTCTGGGCCACGGGGCCGTACCTGCATGACGGCTCTGCCGCCACCCTGGGCGATGCCGTGCAGGCCCATTCCGGCGTGTCCGTCTCGGCAGGGGATTTGGCGAACCTGGTCGCCTATCTCCAGGCCATCGACGACGAGGAGGCCGCGGCTCCTTCATCAGGCGGCCCGCCCGTCGTGGACGCCATCGCCGAACAGTCGCACCTGCTCGAGGAGGCGGTCAGCCTGGTTGTTACCGCAAGCGAGCCCGACGGGGACCCGGTGACGTTCAGTGCCTCCGGACTGCCACCCGGATTGTCCATGTCCCCCGACGGCCACATTACCGGCGCTGGAACACAGGCCGGAGCCTACACCGTCACCGTGCGGGCGGAGGACATCGACGGTTCCGATGCGCGACAATTCACGTGGAGAATCCTGCAGGTTGACGTGCCTGTGGAGTCCACCTGCTATCTGGTGGCGGACAATAGCGGCGCCGCCGATGTGCTGACCATGGTTGTCGATGGCCAGGAATCCCGGGTTGGGGGCACGGGCACGACCAGGATCGAAGGCATTGCATACAGCCCCACCCTCGGCTCACTCTACGCGGCGGACGCGGACCGGCTGGGACGCCTGGACACGGCGACCGGAGCGTTCCTGGATGTCGGTGCCTTTGGCTCCGCTGACGGAGCGGACGGAACGCGCGGGGTCTCGGATGTGGACGGCATGGCCTTCCAGCCGGGAACGGGCCTTCTGTTCGGTAGCGTTGCCAAATCGGGAGAGCCCGACCTGTTGGTTGTCATCGACCCGGTTACCGGGTCCGTGGTCCCGAACCACTTCGGAGCAGGCACGGGATACGTCACCATCGCACCGGTAGACGGTGTCGAAACCCTGGACGACATCGCCTTTCACCCGACAACCGGAGTGCTGTACGGCGTCGGTACTACCTCCGGGGGTACACGGCTCTTTACCCTCAATCCCGTGACCGGGATGACGGCTCTCGTCGGGGTGGTTGATCGCGAGATAGAAGGTCTCGGATTCACCACGGACGGTCGCCTCTTCGGCACGACCGGAGACAACGGGCGCACGATCGTCGAGATCGACCAGATTACGGCCTCGACGACGGCCGTGGCGACGTTGGGAGAGGGTGGGACAGACTACGAGTCCATCGACTGCCGCGGACCGCAGGCCGAACAACGCATATCCGGCACTGTCTACTTCGACGAGAATGGGGACGGCGTGCTCGGAGCAGGAGAGAACGGCCAGGCCAACGCGCGGCTGGATCTGTTCCGTGACCTCAATTCGGACGACACCCTGGATGCGGGCGATGCCCTCCTGCGCTCTGTCACAACCGCCCAGGACGGTACATGGTCGTTCCAACTGGCAAGTCTGGGGGCGTTTCTGGTGCGCCTCGACTACGCAAGCCTGCCCCCGGCGGCGACCCCATCGAGTGAGGCCGTGGCTGCCGTGTCTGTGCAGTCCGAAGGCCAGCAGGTTTCGGGGGTGGATTTCGGCTACGAACTGGACCAGACCACTGCCTCCCTGTTCTGCTACGCGGTGGCCGACCAGGGAAGCGGGCTCGGCGACGGGGACGTGCTGACCCGCATCAGCAAAGGCTCCCTGCTCGAGACCACCGTAGGGGTCATGGGCTCGCAGTTGGTGGAGGCCATGGCATTCAACCCGCAGCAGACGACGCTCTACGGCGCGAATGGTCGCCGGTTTGGTTCCATCGATGTCGTCACCGGGGCATTCACTGAGATCGGCCGGTTTGGAAGTGGGTCCGGTCTGGCCGGAAACGTGACCTTCAGTGATGTGGACGGACTCACGTTTGACCCGAACACGGGCATCCTGTATGCGGCCGTTCGACGATCGGGCGCGACGGACTTGCTGATTCAGGTGGATCCGAATACCGGTGCGGCAGTGGCCGGGGCGTTCTCCAGCGGCGACTATGTGGAGATCGAGGCCATCGACGGCCGCGGCGACATCGACGATCTCGCCATCGACCCTCTGGACGGGCAGCTCTACGCCATTGCGAATGGATCCGGGTCGGGACAGGTGGTCCGGATTGACCGGGAAACCGGTGCCTCTACGCTGGTAGCCAGCGTCAACGACGGCTCCCTGGAAGGACTTACGTTCGATGGGGACGGCACGCTGCTTGCCACGCGTGGCAGCAGTTTCCAGGAAGTGGTCGTGGTCAACCGCAGCACAGGCGCGACCTCCCTGTGGGCCTCACTCGGGGTCGACGGCCATCGTGACTACGAAGCCATCGCCTGCCTGACCAACGATACCAATACGACCGCCGGACGCGCTTACGCCGACATGAACATGTCCGGGGCCTTCGACGCGTACGATGCCGTGCTCCCCAATCTGGAGGTCTCTCTCTACAGAGACATGAACGCGGACGGACGACTGGATTCGGGCGATGCGCTCCTGGGCGTCACCGAGACGGACTTCTCCGGGAAATACACTTTCCGCACTGCGTCCCAAGGTGACTTTCTCGTGACCACCTCGCGGCCCGGAGCTACCGTCCGCGGAGTGAAGCATCACGGATTCGGTCAGACGGCAGGAGCGGAAGACTTTGTGCTGGAGATCGGATCGGCGACCTCGCAGGAGACCCCGGCTCAACTGCCGAAGGTGTTTGAACTCTTGCCGGCCTATCCGAACCCGTTCAATCCGATCACAACCATAGGCTTCGACTTGCCGCAGTCTGCCACCGTGCGACTGGAGGTGTTCGACATGACAGGTCGGCGCGTTGCGTTGCTTGCCTCAGGCGCGCATCCCGCCGGACGACATCAGGCGAGATTCGACGGTTCGCGATTTGCAAGCGGGATGTACTTCTACCGGCTGACGGCCGGTGCGCAGGTTCAGACCCGCTCGGTGATCCTGATGAAGTAG
- a CDS encoding PAS domain-containing protein has protein sequence MAGDAQATAAEHGVDFHRLVDDALHLFCVAGTDARFYWLNQAWPELLGWSMDELLSRPFLEFVHPEDIAATLAEVEKLRQGQPTLKFINRYRTKDGSYRSLDWLCTPYPDGKLYASARDVTDRVAEQKRMREQVGWLEMAEEMGQVGHWRIDLATEELYWSPQVYRIHGLDPGSGTPPLKGGIEAYHQEDQRRVRDYVNRAIEKKEGFSFQLRLIRADGEERLVHSRGEVTLDPVTGDVESVFGVFQDITDRFQDFQRSNEALDQFAYAAAHDLQAPLKTIRGLVSLLKHDLKHSDELTPVLDRIVESSTHMQALIDELYRYARLTGSREELTWVSLEGVVRDVCRNLTADIDAAGAEIKIDPLPDVLGRSTLLAAFFQNLISNAIRYRHPERAPNVYVYAMRTEEEHRITVADNGIGFKPADKAKVVRPFSRLGRDKKGLGMGLAICQRVAQIHHGELEIDSEPGTGSRFTLVIPAGEMVPET, from the coding sequence ATGGCCGGTGATGCGCAGGCCACGGCTGCCGAGCACGGTGTTGATTTCCATCGCCTGGTCGACGACGCTCTGCACCTGTTCTGCGTAGCTGGTACCGATGCCCGCTTTTACTGGTTGAACCAGGCCTGGCCCGAGCTGCTGGGATGGTCGATGGACGAGCTGCTGTCCCGGCCGTTTCTGGAGTTCGTTCATCCGGAGGACATAGCCGCCACGCTGGCTGAGGTCGAAAAGCTGCGTCAGGGGCAGCCTACCCTGAAGTTCATCAACCGCTATCGGACCAAGGACGGCAGCTACCGGTCCCTGGACTGGCTTTGCACGCCGTACCCGGATGGCAAGTTGTATGCCTCTGCCAGGGATGTCACCGATCGTGTGGCGGAGCAGAAACGCATGCGCGAGCAGGTGGGCTGGCTGGAGATGGCGGAAGAGATGGGCCAGGTGGGCCACTGGCGCATCGACCTTGCTACGGAAGAGCTCTACTGGTCACCGCAAGTGTATCGCATCCACGGGCTCGATCCCGGCTCCGGCACCCCTCCGCTTAAAGGAGGGATCGAGGCCTACCACCAGGAAGACCAGCGGCGTGTCCGGGACTACGTCAACCGGGCCATCGAAAAGAAGGAAGGCTTCTCATTCCAGCTTCGCCTGATCCGGGCCGACGGGGAAGAGCGCCTGGTGCACAGCCGGGGCGAAGTGACCCTGGATCCGGTGACCGGTGACGTTGAGTCGGTGTTCGGAGTCTTCCAGGACATCACCGACCGGTTTCAGGACTTCCAGCGCAGCAATGAGGCCCTCGATCAATTCGCGTACGCCGCAGCACACGATCTACAGGCACCCCTGAAGACCATTCGTGGCCTGGTAAGTCTGCTCAAGCATGACCTGAAGCATTCCGATGAGCTGACTCCCGTTCTGGATCGCATTGTGGAGAGTTCCACCCACATGCAGGCCCTGATCGACGAACTGTACCGGTACGCACGCCTGACCGGCTCTCGTGAAGAGCTGACGTGGGTCAGCCTGGAAGGCGTGGTGAGGGACGTCTGTCGCAACCTGACGGCGGATATTGACGCCGCCGGCGCCGAGATCAAGATTGACCCTCTGCCGGACGTGCTCGGCCGATCCACGCTGCTGGCGGCCTTCTTCCAGAACCTGATCTCAAACGCCATTCGCTACCGGCACCCCGAACGGGCGCCGAATGTGTATGTGTATGCGATGCGGACGGAAGAGGAACACCGGATAACGGTGGCCGACAACGGCATCGGGTTCAAGCCCGCAGACAAGGCCAAGGTCGTGCGGCCGTTTTCCCGACTGGGTCGCGACAAGAAGGGCCTCGGCATGGGGCTGGCAATCTGCCAGCGCGTGGCTCAGATCCACCATGGCGAACTCGAAATTGATTCCGAACCGGGTACAGGCAGCCGGTTCACGCTGGTGATTCCGGCCGGCGAAATGGTGCCTGAGACGTGA
- a CDS encoding response regulator, translating into MAEVTARIASVLVVDDNEVDVFLARELMRRHGGFGDVYDVADGQEALELFRSQATGERLMGDDFPPTLIILDINMPRMNGFEFLDAFREVEDSLDPVPVVVMMLTSSVDRRDRDRARAYGIVKEFAEKPVSMELLDQVVSRYGR; encoded by the coding sequence ATGGCTGAAGTGACTGCCCGCATTGCGTCCGTGCTCGTTGTGGATGACAACGAGGTGGATGTCTTTCTGGCGCGGGAATTGATGAGACGTCACGGGGGGTTCGGTGACGTGTATGACGTGGCGGACGGGCAGGAAGCTCTGGAGCTCTTTCGGAGCCAGGCAACCGGCGAGCGTTTGATGGGCGACGATTTCCCGCCGACGCTGATCATCCTTGACATCAACATGCCCCGCATGAATGGATTCGAGTTCCTGGACGCCTTCCGGGAGGTCGAGGATTCTCTGGATCCCGTGCCGGTGGTCGTGATGATGCTCACCAGTTCGGTGGATCGCAGGGACCGGGATCGCGCCCGCGCCTACGGCATCGTGAAGGAGTTTGCCGAGAAGCCCGTAAGCATGGAGTTGTTGGACCAGGTGGTGAGCAGGTATGGCCGGTGA
- a CDS encoding peptidylprolyl isomerase — MRTVSLLLVVALAGCSASDPITQPSLVSLHQAAPDSFEVRMETSEGALNLRLYRNWSPEGVDRAYYLFRNNFYEGARFYRVVEDFVAQFGGSGDPVIDEQWRQMPLNDEPVRASNERGTLSFARAGARTRSFTMFINLKDNIHLDADRSSRNVVGFPPIGRVVEGMDIVERLFSAYGNEPMRTDLGARTLAAEYPELDSIAVTTVVRAW, encoded by the coding sequence ATGCGTACCGTTTCTCTCTTACTTGTTGTGGCTCTGGCAGGGTGCAGCGCCTCGGACCCCATCACCCAGCCGTCTCTGGTTTCCCTGCATCAGGCGGCCCCGGATTCCTTCGAGGTCCGCATGGAGACCAGCGAAGGAGCCCTGAACCTGCGTCTCTATCGGAACTGGTCTCCGGAAGGGGTGGATCGGGCCTACTACCTGTTCCGAAACAACTTCTATGAGGGTGCCCGCTTCTACCGGGTGGTGGAAGACTTCGTGGCTCAGTTCGGCGGATCGGGTGACCCCGTCATTGACGAGCAGTGGCGCCAGATGCCGTTGAACGATGAGCCCGTTCGAGCCAGCAATGAGCGGGGCACCCTGTCGTTCGCCCGCGCCGGAGCGCGTACGCGGTCCTTCACCATGTTCATCAACCTGAAGGACAACATTCACCTGGACGCGGATCGCTCCTCACGCAACGTCGTGGGCTTTCCTCCCATCGGTCGTGTGGTCGAGGGCATGGACATCGTGGAGCGCTTGTTCAGCGCTTACGGGAACGAACCGATGCGTACCGACCTCGGAGCGCGCACACTGGCCGCTGAATACCCTGAACTCGATTCGATTGCGGTCACGACGGTAGTTCGTGCCTGGTAG
- a CDS encoding response regulator: MQSGVRRQVLLVDDNDTDALIVEHFLQASTGPHGIRYEVTRASSIETGLSALAELNPDVLLLDLHFPGSGADDTFAQFAPFADQVPIVLMTASDEDDLSYRLVEKGGQDFLRKDHVNRWSLVHAIEFACNRHKIQVQLNNLLRAASGSGRDFQTLTEATTTPLIVVDPDFALLYANAAGCGLLHVDLAGAVGDQLDLYLDPRSGAALMLIDKRQYVVDAVSIGWDGADAILLTVQQPVPEVEVTPGSVISN, encoded by the coding sequence ATGCAGTCCGGCGTACGCCGCCAGGTTCTTCTGGTGGACGACAACGACACCGACGCGCTCATTGTCGAGCATTTCCTGCAAGCCTCCACCGGCCCCCATGGCATCAGGTATGAGGTGACGCGCGCGTCCTCCATTGAGACCGGGCTGAGCGCTCTGGCTGAACTCAATCCGGACGTTCTGCTCCTGGATCTGCACTTTCCGGGTTCGGGAGCCGACGACACCTTCGCCCAGTTTGCACCCTTTGCAGATCAGGTACCGATCGTGCTAATGACGGCTTCGGACGAAGACGACCTGTCGTACCGGCTTGTGGAAAAGGGGGGACAGGATTTTCTGCGCAAGGACCACGTCAACCGATGGAGTCTGGTGCACGCGATCGAGTTCGCCTGCAACCGACACAAGATCCAGGTGCAGCTGAACAATCTGCTCAGGGCGGCCTCGGGGTCCGGGCGTGACTTCCAAACCCTGACGGAGGCAACAACGACGCCGCTCATCGTGGTGGATCCGGACTTCGCCCTGCTCTATGCCAACGCGGCGGGGTGCGGGTTGCTACACGTTGATCTGGCGGGGGCGGTTGGAGATCAGCTGGATCTCTACCTGGACCCACGCTCCGGTGCCGCGCTCATGTTGATTGACAAACGCCAGTATGTGGTCGATGCCGTCTCGATTGGGTGGGACGGTGCGGATGCCATCCTGCTCACCGTTCAGCAGCCGGTTCCAGAGGTGGAAGTCACCCCGGGAAGCGTGATTTCCAACTGA